The proteins below are encoded in one region of Apium graveolens cultivar Ventura chromosome 4, ASM990537v1, whole genome shotgun sequence:
- the LOC141720276 gene encoding uncharacterized protein At5g65660-like, producing MESPNYPAQPHHHDSSSRPSLGFPLGTALLLIVIFSLSGIFSCCYHWDKLRSLRRSFANAHADLQADTLQLHHHLDPSKPKPPFLDLNKKQNESLPVLMPGDLIPKFIAMPCKCEPAPSENGISVDVQKPPKPPQIESPHS from the exons ATGGAGAGTCCTAATTACCCTGCACAGCCGCATCATCACGATTCGTCGTCTCGGCCATCTCTCGGCTTTCCACTCGGGACAGCTCTTCTCTTGATAGTCATTTTCAGCCTGAGTGGCATCTTCTCTTGCTGCTACCACTGGGACAAGCTCCGCTCCCTGCGCCGTTCTTTCGCTAATGCACACGCAGACCTTCAGGCAGATACTCTGCAGCTACATCACCATCTGGATCCCTCCAAACCTAAGCCTCCCTTTCTG GATTTAAACAAGAAGCAAAATGAAAGCTTGCCTGTACTAATGCCCGGAGATCTCATCCCTAAATTCATTGCAATGCCGTGTAAATGTGAGCCAGCGCCATCGGAGAACGGCATTAGTGTAGATGTGCAGAAACCACCCAAGCCACCGCAGATAGAATCGCCTCACTCTTAG